In the Pedobacter cryoconitis genome, GTTTAAAGTGCCAATACTCATTCCATCGCTAACCAGCATAATAATATTCTTCGCTTTTTTAGCCAATGGTTTGGATTGAGCCAGCAAATCTGCTGGTGATAAAAAGGGTAAACCAATTCCGGCTAATAAACCTCCTTTTAATAATGATCTTCTGTTCATGTGTGTGTGCGATTAGTAACCGCAAAAATATCCTTCGGCTATGCGCTTAACTTGAACCTGGCATTACCATATTGTTAATAAAAACAAAAAACCGTCTGTTTTTGAAAAAACAGACGGTTTCAAGTATAATACAGGCGAATTAATGATTGGTCCTGACGGCGCCACCTTCTGCACCATGACCACGTTTGGCACAGTACAATCCGAAAATCAGGATGTATAAATAACATAATGCTGGCAGGATAAATGAAGTTTGTATACCTAATGAATCGGCAATACTACCTTGAACCAATGGTAATAAAGCACCTCCTAATATCGCCATCACCAGTAAAGAAGAACCTTGGCTCACATATTTTCCTAATCCTGAAATCGATAGGGTATAAATGTTGGAGAACATAATCGAGTTAAACAACCCGATTCCCAAAATAGGGTACAAAGCCATGCTGCCTTTGCTAAAAATAGAAACCAGTAATAAAGCAATATTCACTGCTGCAAAGATTACCAGTGTACGTGCCGGAGCAGATTTACCGATTACAAAAGCCACAATATTCAACACAATAAACACGATAAAGAAGCTGGTTTGTGCAAAGGTCAGGTCAACGATACTGAAGACTAATAAATAGACAGCAGCAGCGGCAAGAACCATATAAATAAACTTCTTGGTTTGTGGTAATTCACTTAAGGAGATTGCGCCTAAGAACCTTCCAATCATCGCTCCACCCCAGTACAGGGCAAGATAATTTTTACTGACCACTTCTGTCAGGTTAGTTACATCCGGTTGTTCCATAAAGGCAATCAGTAAACTTCCGATACCTACTTCGGCACCTACATAACAAAAGATCCCAAAGATTCCGAGTTTTAATTGTGGGAATTTCAAAGCGCCTAAGCCTCTTTCTACAGTTTCTTCGCTGCTGAAAGATGGAAGTTTAACCCGGCTGATGATCAGTGCAAGCACGACAAGGATACCTGCAAAAATCAAGTAAGGGATACGCGTAGAATCTGCTGAAGCGGCACCATTTTTTTCCAGGAACAGGGTAAATATTAAATGACCTCCAAGAATTGGGGCGATGGTTGTTCCGAAAGAGTTAAAGGCTTGGGTCAGGTTTAAACGACTCGAAGCACTTTCTTCTGGCCCTAATAAAGTCACATAGGCATTGGCAGTAATCTGCAGGATTGTGAATCCTAAGCCCAGTACAAATAAGGCAGCCAGAAACACACCGTAAATAGAGAGGGTTGCTGCGGGATAGAATAAGCAGCAGCCGACAGCCGAAAGCAATACCCCTGCAATAATTCCTTTTTTATAACCGACTTTATTAACTGGGTCTCCGTTAAAATATGAAATCAGAAAGTAGATTAATGATCCGATAAAATAAGCACCGAAAAAGGCAAACTGTACCAGCATTGACTGTTGAAAGTTTAAGTTAAACTGCACTTTTAAGTGCGGGATTAAAATATCATTCATGCAAGTAATAAATCCCCACATAAAGAAAAGGAGCGTCATTGTAACAAGCGGGATAATAGAACTATTTTTTTTAACGGGAGTAGTGGTTTCCATGTTTGATTAAAATATCTGAATTTGTTAAAGCGAAAAGGTGTTGTTTAAATAGCGCCTAAATCGAATAAGCAAATAAAGGAAAATAAACTGTTTCCTGAATAAGAAATTGTGTTGATTAGGTAAAAATAACGATGTAAGCGGGTATTAAAGTCAAATATTAGTTTTTCTTTATAAGTTTGATGATAAGCTGATGCTATGCGAAGATTAATCAAGAGTTTTGGATATGCGTTATCCGGGATCGCTTATACGGTAAAAACGCAAATGAACTTTCAAATTCACCTGGTGGCAACTATATTGGTTGGAATTGCAGGCTGGTATTTGCAATTATCTGGCAATGAGTGGCTATGGATTGTTTTAGCGATTGGTCTTGTCCTGGTTGCTGAACTTTTAAATACGGCAATTGAGTTATTGGTTGACTTGGTTTCACCAGAGTTTAATGTTAAGGCAGGAAAAGTCAAGGACGTGGCTGCGGGTGCTGTTATTGTTGCGGCTTTTATTTCTGTAATTATAGCCGCTATTATTTTTATCCCAAAATTGATCTGATATGCTCCACAAAACCCGTGGAATAGTTTTAAAAACGACCTTATACAGCGAAAGCAGTGTAGTGGTACAAATTTTTACAGCGAAATTTGGCATTCAGTCTTATATGGTAAACGGGGTCAAGAGACCAAAAGCTAAGATCCGGATGAATATGCTGCAGGCACTTCACCTGGTCGACATGGTTGTTTACCACAAGACAAATTCCAGTATCCAGCGGATTTCTGAGCTCAGGCCTTCTCCGGTATTCCGGACCATCCCTTATGATATTATCAAAAGTACGATCATTATGTTCCTGAATGAAGTGCTTTATAAAAGTATCCGTCAGCAGCATGCGGATGAGAATATTTTTGATTACATTTTTAATGCGGTTTCCTGGTTTGATGAAACAGATCAGGGAGGTGCAAACTTTCACCTTGCTTTTTTGCTGAAGTTGTCCAGGTTTTTAGGTTTTGCACCAAGTACAGAGACTAAAAGTGATCAGAGTTATTTCGATTTACAGGAGGGTGAATTCAAGTCTTTAACTCCCGTTCATCCTTATTTTATAGAAAAAACAGCAGCAGAATTATTTATTTCTTTATTTACGACTCCTTTTGAAAAATTAAATGAAATAAAAATGGACAATGCGACCAGAAGACTCATTCTTGATAAAATACTGATATACTACACCTTACATACGGCTTCTTTTGGAGAAATAAAATCTCACCAGGTATTGGAAGAGATCTTATCTTAAAAATATTAAAAAAGTTTTGGAGTTTTAGTTTAGAGGTGTATATTTGCACTCCCAACAACGAAGAAGGTTATTCAAATAGCAGAAACGACGATGGAAGAACCAAGGGGAGATTAGCTCAGCTGGTTCAGAGCACCTGCCTTACAAGCAGGGGGTCACTGGTTCGAACCCAGTATCTCCCACCAATAAAAAAGCCCGCCAGGCTATTACATGGCAAGAACCAAAGGGAGATTAGCTCAGCTGGTTCAGAGCACCTGCCTTACAAGCAGGGGGTCACTGGTTCGAACCCAGTATCTCCCACCACTAATAGTTTAAAAAAGCCGTTCTTAAAGAAAGAACGGCTTTTTTATTTGAGCTATTTCCTTACTTCTCCGGGATCAATGCGGATCAAGTCATGGATCAATACCAAAACTTGTGGGGCTGAATTAAATTAGGCGTAAATCCGAGATAGTCTGAACAAGAAAAAATCGATATTTCTCACCCCCCTGAATTGGGATCTAAAAGCTTTGAGTTTGGCATTAAAAGATTCTGCAGAAGCATTGGTAGATCTGTTGTCGAAATAATTCAAGATCGTTTGATAGTGATTTTCAATGGTTCTTGAAATGGTATTAAAAGCTTTAAATCCCGCTTGCCTTACCTTTTCGTGCCATCTGGCCAGCCTGGCCAAACCATACACTTTATCGGTAGTTTTTTCAAAGATATTGCTGAGGTTCATACTTAAATCATAGGCCTGCTTCAGATCCGGATAACGCTCAAATAACAGATCTGCTCTTTCTTTTTGACTTTGAGTCCAATATTCAGCACGTTTATACAAAACGTATCTGCTTCTGGCCAGTAATTGCTTGAGGGTATCCCCATTAGGGAGAAAGCTGGACTGGAAATCATAGTTCCCTTTTTTCGCCTTTTCTATCGCTTCATTTTCGGCATCTAATGCTGCCCATCGGTGCTTGATTCGCATTTCCTGCAAGGCTTCTGTGGCCAGTTGCTACATGAAACCTGTCGGTTACCCTGACCGCAACAGGAAATGCTCTTTTGGCAATCAGTTCCATATTACCAGCCATATCCAACGTAATTTCTTTCACCTTCCGCCTTTTATTCAATGGAATTTTTCTAAGCACTTCAATGACAGTTTCTGCTTTTACACCTGCAACAATTGCTACAATTGCCCCTTTTTTACCTCTGGCAGCTTTATTAGTGACAATGGTATAAAGCTCGCCATGGGACACGCTGGTCTCATCTATGGAAAGTTGTGTACCCAGATTGTCTGGATAAAGCAACCATTTACTGGCATGTTCTTTTTGATCCCAACTCTTAAAACCACTTAAAAAATCCTTGTACTGACGCCCAAGATTTCTGCCTTTTACTCCATAAAAGTTCCCGATCGTTTGAATATCATTCGGGGCGGTACTGACTGAGTTGTTTTAAAAAAGCCGCGAATTCCCCTGTCATTCGCGTTCCCTTAGCAACCAGGCTCCAGTCTCGGTAAGCCACTTTTCCTGTGGTATGGTTCAGCCATCTGCGTCGTTTGATATGAAAAAAGACCTGATGTCCGCGCATGGGGAAATCCTGGACGGTGATGGTAGGAAAGAAACCTTTGGACTCCAGTTTATCCTTTTCAAATGCCACTGGAATAGAATTCACCTCTTCCAGAGCAATATGTAAAATATCATGCTCTTTACGAGCAGATTTCAACTCAAAATTCTCTAATATAAAATCGGGTAATAATAAACGTAGGAGCTCTTGGTAACTTGATAACATCTGTAAAATTCAAAGCCCAAAACTAAAAATTTTCACGCTTCCCCACAAGTTTTGGTATTGATCCCAAGTCATAAACTTGTGGAGCAGGCTCTTTTTTAAGCATAAATTTTGACATGCTCAACAGAAAGTCTTTGCTGTCACGGATGCTCTTATGCCTCTGGAAGTTGCGCTGAAAGCTTTCAATTTATAGGGGAATGACTCAGCCGAAACAAGGCCGGGCTGTTCGTAAATAAATTCAAAATAGCTAAATAATAAAGCTATATCGGCCGGATACTGTCCGGGTACTGCCTGAGTACTGGTCGGGTACTCGTTAGGGTAAGAGCAGTGCTAAAGTAACGCGAGAGCATGGCAAGTCCAAGTCAAAACAACTAGTTGAAATGACTTGGACTTGCCATAGTTAAAGCCCGTTCTCAACCTGTTGTCATCCCGACCACCACTCAGGCACAACCAAACCATAACTAGTTGAAGATTAATGAAATTATAATTTCCCCTTTGACTAACGCACGGACAACTGCGGACAATTGCAGACATTTTTTACGCATCAGGATAATCTTCAACGCGAATAGCTTACATTGGTGGAAAAGCAATTATTTATTATGGGAAGTTTAACGGGTAAATTTCAAAGGGAATTCTGGACGATTTCATTTTTAAAGCAGCAGTTTGGCGTACAGGTTGTTTCAAAAGTTCTGTACTGGGCAAAAGGAAACAAGCAATGGAAACC is a window encoding:
- a CDS encoding transposase: MRIKHRWAALDAENEAIEKAKKGNYDFQSSFLPNGDTLKQLLARSRYVLYKRAEYWTQSQKERADLLFERYPDLKQAYDLSMNLSNIFEKTTDKVYGLARLARWHEKVRQAGFKAFNTISRTIENHYQTILNYFDNRSTNASAESFNAKLKAFRSQFRGVRNIDFFLFRLSRIYA
- the recO gene encoding DNA repair protein RecO, which produces MLHKTRGIVLKTTLYSESSVVVQIFTAKFGIQSYMVNGVKRPKAKIRMNMLQALHLVDMVVYHKTNSSIQRISELRPSPVFRTIPYDIIKSTIIMFLNEVLYKSIRQQHADENIFDYIFNAVSWFDETDQGGANFHLAFLLKLSRFLGFAPSTETKSDQSYFDLQEGEFKSLTPVHPYFIEKTAAELFISLFTTPFEKLNEIKMDNATRRLILDKILIYYTLHTASFGEIKSHQVLEEILS
- a CDS encoding sugar MFS transporter; this translates as METTTPVKKNSSIIPLVTMTLLFFMWGFITCMNDILIPHLKVQFNLNFQQSMLVQFAFFGAYFIGSLIYFLISYFNGDPVNKVGYKKGIIAGVLLSAVGCCLFYPAATLSIYGVFLAALFVLGLGFTILQITANAYVTLLGPEESASSRLNLTQAFNSFGTTIAPILGGHLIFTLFLEKNGAASADSTRIPYLIFAGILVVLALIISRVKLPSFSSEETVERGLGALKFPQLKLGIFGIFCYVGAEVGIGSLLIAFMEQPDVTNLTEVVSKNYLALYWGGAMIGRFLGAISLSELPQTKKFIYMVLAAAAVYLLVFSIVDLTFAQTSFFIVFIVLNIVAFVIGKSAPARTLVIFAAVNIALLLVSIFSKGSMALYPILGIGLFNSIMFSNIYTLSISGLGKYVSQGSSLLVMAILGGALLPLVQGSIADSLGIQTSFILPALCYLYILIFGLYCAKRGHGAEGGAVRTNH
- a CDS encoding transposase, whose amino-acid sequence is MLYPDNLGTQLSIDETSVSHGELYTIVTNKAARGKKGAIVAIVAGVKAETVIEVLRKIPLNKRRKVKEITLDMAGNMELIAKRAFPVAVRVTDRFHVATGHRSLAGNANQAPMGSIRCRK
- a CDS encoding transposase, with the protein product MLSSYQELLRLLLPDFILENFELKSARKEHDILHIALEEVNSIPVAFEKDKLESKGFFPTITVQDFPMRGHQVFFHIKRRRWLNHTTGKVAYRDWSLVAKGTRMTGEFAAFLKQLSQYRPE
- a CDS encoding diacylglycerol kinase family protein; translated protein: MRRLIKSFGYALSGIAYTVKTQMNFQIHLVATILVGIAGWYLQLSGNEWLWIVLAIGLVLVAELLNTAIELLVDLVSPEFNVKAGKVKDVAAGAVIVAAFISVIIAAIIFIPKLI